tttggtcatcaactgtagaggtctttctTGGCCTACCAGGCACTTTGCGATTACTGGCCTCATCAGTGCTTTCTTCTTCATTCCGAATGGTCAATTTTGGTTGACCTAAGGTCTGGTCTGACAAATGCCAAGAGATTCTAATGGTAATCAAacgcctagaatcaagacaagataaggaaagctctcttatacctacactaaggaagcaattgagtaatcagaaacacctgtgaagacAGTTGTCACAAATGTTATGGTGCCCCGAAATGGGGTGGGGTttaatttaaagtttaaagtGCTATAATTTCTACATCACAAAGCCAAAACGTATAAAATACCCGGATAATcttcactttaaccacatgtgaattgtttgattacaagtacagtcaaataaagaaaaaaaaagtttgtcccAAACAGGGCATTgaatgtatgtttatgtatgcGTGTATACGCAGTAATAATTTGGGTATTTTTTCAGACCATAGGCGATGCTCCTTTTGTGCATTACCTTAGGAGTTGGCTTTGGAATAATATAATGAATTTCTTTACTATATGTGCTTGCAAATATTTACTTGAATAGAATGCAGCATTTATGTGAAATGCTACATTTCATGCATCAGTTGTAAGTGATTGTTAGTCATTAAGTAAAAGGTGCAATAGTACCAAGACCTGAAATGAAACCAGAATACCGGTATTCTGCGTTTACAGTTATCCTGTGTCaggggtcctggagagccgcactctgctggtttttgttttcatcttaaaatgagCACCCACTTCAGACTCATGTAATCAGCTgaagtgagttaactgtgtgatcAACGGCAAACAATTAATTGCAGATCAATAGCGAATAattaacaaaaaccagcagagccctgcagctctccaggaccggggttgCAGACCCCTGTCCGATGTTTTGTCATGACCCTTGATCTGAATGTCATGATGCTGTAGATTGTTGTTCAGTATTAACTCAGTAGCCTAAAACTTTCAGAGGATTGGTTCATCCCTCAGCTGTTCCCTACGTCTTAAATGAAACACCTtattgtgcgtgtttgtattggaaatgaaatattgaactagATACTCATATTTTTATATGCGCCAACTTTTCAAAAGGAAACTGCCGCAGGAAAACTGTTAGGTGACAGGGTAATGGGAGACTGACATGCTGTGGGGAGAGAATATGCTTTTGTATTCCAGATTAGCAAAGAATATGCAGTGGCCTTACTTGTGATGAggatgtttcatttttattgttactTAATTTGTAACTTTAAGTACATCCTGAACATTACTTGGCATTATCAAAataagcagacacacacacacactcacacactcacacacatgcagcaacAAAGTGTGTATTAACCAAAATGAGAAACCAGTTGTCTGTTGAATTCCAAATGGAGAGTCAGTATAGGTTGTACCCCTGGCATAAACAGAGTGCTATTAACAGAGTCATAATTACAATAAAAACTGAGAATAGACTCAAAAATGGGAtaaccaaatacattttatttacattgtaCTCAACTAATCTTTGATGATAAAGAGTACACCAGTGAAGCACATAAAGATTACATTTCTGGAACGACATTACTACAGGTCAGGTCTCACTCCgactccaggtccaggagggggcTCTGTCAAAGAGGTCAACCCGCCGGCTGGTTCACAAGAGAAACGCCCGTTCCTaaagaaaacaaaccaaaaaaatggtTATGGTAGTTCAGATGTTCATTTTCATAGTTCCAATTCTGTTCAAATTAACAACTGAGATAATAGGTACTGTATTCACAAGTGATGTTAATAAAACAGGCAGCCTCACTGCTCAGCCCTAGAACATAAGAGTCGGTCTGCACCGTGAATTCCCAGATTGGCCGAGGACCGATTTAACAAACTCAAGATAGTATTGggaatttctttattttttttaactaggACTAGCCAAATTGAGTGAGCAAGGCTTGTGGTGTAACTTTTAGTGTGACACAACCCAGCTAAGAAAAATAATTCTTAGAATGTTGTATAATGTTGTGGCAAAAACATGTCAGCAAAATTTTGATTTAGTGTTAGCTGGAAATGCCGTTCTCAGAAGCAGTGCTTTGGTATTTCGTATACCTGGGTCCAGGTAGTGGCACAGTCCCAGCTTTCAGTTCATCAAGGATCTGCTCAATGTCCTGAGGAAGAAGGTCTTCCTGAAATGAGGAAGACGGATTTTAGCTTCCAGTTCATGTGCAGAGGGATGTCGAACTTCGTGAAGGCTGAAGATGCAAGCTTTATTTGTCTTTTCCCCTCCAGCATTATGACTACCCAAGTAACCAAGTACACCTCTTAAGTGTTAAGAGCATACACTATGCACTCAAGATTTTCCTCCACCAAAACAGTATTTAAGTATATAATAATTACaaagaaataataaacattGGGCCTGATCCAAGAACCATTCTACAAACAGATTTGTAATgaagtgatttaagagaacttggtgCATTCACCATTTTTTTCTTAGATAGGAACAACATTCACGAGTGGTCCCAACCTGTCCTACGATCTGGGACCTGTCCCAACGGTCCCAGCCTTCCAGTGCAGCTCGCCTGGCAGATCCAACTTGGATCAAACTTATGCAGATCAAATAAgaattcagcaactgcattgcttatttctttcCTCAAATTGTTTCAGAAACATAGAAGActgtttgagaaaaaaaaatactaagTTTATCGACGGTCCACCATATTATTATCAAACATGActgcagtctacccaatcaggtatctTGTCCCTTGtccttgttaatcccattggatAGCTATCCgatggaacccacctacagtcctgtatatactgtatgataaCAGACATATTAGTTAGGTGTGTTTGTTGAATCCAACGTGGCACACTCGTATGAACCCTTCATTCAAAAAAAGTACTAGAAATTTATAATACAAatatgttcttgcatgaggcccattttGTACATGCTTCAGTCCTGTTGAGGTCTCTAAATAATGAATTGGCTCCAAGAACCTGATTCACTCACATAATAGTTATCGTTGATCTGGACCATTGGTGCATTGACGCATGCTCCAAGACATTCCACCTCTGATAGTGTGAACAAATTGTCAGGTGTCGTTTCACCAACTTTAATGcctgtacaaaaaaaacaaaaaaaaacacagattgttAGCCTGCGAAGAATAAAAGTATCTCATGAATGATTTACAAGTTGCACCATTCGTTTCATGAGATAATATTAATCAATTTCTATTACATCAGTGCTCAACAAAACTAGGTCTATTGTTTAAATTGTTCAATACTCGATTCAGCCTAGCTGCAGCAGACGGATCATAAAATCAGCTGtagaaaatatgtatatattcccaTCAAATTAATTTGCCCAAGAAAATAAACACTAGCGATATCAAccagaatgttttcttttcaagtAGCACTTTTGTTCATCACCATATTTCTGGTTCCACTGAAGGTTTCCAGCAATCTCAAGTCAATAGAATGTATTCAGTTTTTATACCTCACTCAAAGTGTTGAAACATTGGCAATATTTAGGGCACGTAGAATGGTACAAAAATgccacaatttattttacccagacaacaaaaaaacaaaacaatgaaagggCAATGCCCTTCCTACTACACCATACCTCATATTCCATCATATTTCATGCCAATGACCAAGGGGTGAAAGGCCATTCATAAGAACAGGAGcaattaaaaggaaattaattggAAGATCACTGAAAACATGAAATTCAGTGAACAAAGCTCGACATGACCATGACCATGTTGGAATCTTACCAAGCTTCTTCTGGATGGCTGCTAGGATACTGTCGGAGTCGCACAGCATGCAGGGTGTAGTTGTGCAGATCTGAAGGTGGTATTTCCCCATAGGTTTGCGCATGAACATTGTGTAGAAGGTGGCTACTTCATACACCCTCATAGGGGGTATTTCCAGCACCTCTGCTACCTGCGAAGAACAGCAAAACGCATCAGAGTTCTCTTATGGCTTTggagtttttgatttttaataaatttgccaaaaacatgttttcacttcatcATTCTGGGTTAtggagtgtagattgatgggcaaaaatgttaatattatcaatttaaaatttgATCCACAACccaagtgtgcaaaaagtgaaggggtctgaatactttctgaagccattgTTTATGATTGGGCAGACCAGATTACgcagaaaaaggagaaaaataatctgaaaaaccaaaaactttGTTTGACAGTATGGTTTATCATTTCATAGGCTCAACCATGTGGCGAGACACTGAAACTGCTCACGGTTCTTAACATTAACGATACTGTGCCATTCACTTGAGAAATCTTGTCAAAATGCTAAGTCCTTTTCCGATTATTCCCTTTTTGATAGAGCAGACATCTGTGTGGCCATATTACTCTTGTGAGCAGTGAGTCATGTATTGTGTGGATCTCATAATTAATTTTGATCTGAAGGAGGAACTATGTTTAGCAATGAGCTCCCATTACATAGAGCATTCTGACAGAGACATGTACGCATACTGATCATGCAGAGGATGCCGCAAGACCACAATGAGGATACAAAGAGGCTCAACTGAATGTAGTTTTAGCCTGCTGGTACTTCTAAATTGAGACCACCAGATGTGCATCTTCTAATGCTGTGGAGGCAGTGCTTGGCTGGGGCCGAGGAGGAAAGAAGCCCAGTGCTTTTCCAAAACTAATACAGAACATTCTTGGTTTTCCTGGAAATATGGTAGTGTGATAGTGTAACTGCCACACCCCTCATATTTCCACATTAACCATGATATATGACAGAATTTGTCGGCCAAAATGAGATGCCTAAAATGGGAATTTTAGGCTCCTTAGTACACTTGTTAACAGTGGCTTGTGAGCTTGTTATACAACTACAATAATGCTCGTAAATGTTTGATAAGTAAAGCACATCCAatttgcttttatccaaagtgacatacaaatGTGAATCAAACAAAATGTAGCAGCCTAAAATTGCAATCCACAACTATGTCATCTAAATTTGTCAACGAGAGGCCGGTCAAAAACCGTACCATAAGCCTCATGGGAAGGTTTCCAGCACCACAATGTTTGGTGGAGAGACTGGAAACGGAATGAGTGCATCGAAAGGCACTTTCCTTTATTTTGGTCCACTCAGGGTTAAATTTTTTCACTGGGTttctcttcacacttgttcctgtgtttgatctgcacttcattgtacgtcgctcaggataagagtgtctgctaaattccttttaatgtaatgtaatgggtttgGTTAAGTTTCCaattgtgaaatacatttgtcAATAAAAGCTACGGTCTCATGAAGGCCATTCATTTATTAGACAGAAATTTCAGGTTAATCTCACAACAAAATAGCTATTTCTGGTTCCAGTTCAGGGATAGACTGGAGCATCAATTAAGTGGTAAAACCATTTAGAAACATTTGAGGAAACTGCACAATACAAGAGActgcaaacatgtacacactgcTTTACACTGCAGTACCCAACAAAGATGAGCAAAGATGAGAAGGCATCAAAGGCACCCTCCTTCCTCCTATGCATGAAAACCACCCAAGAAGTATCTCTCTGAACTTTGAAGGCCAGTGATCCCTATTTGCAGACTGTACCTTGTTCATGGCGGTGATGGGTAGCCATCCATGCTGCCTCTGGGCCAAGTCTAAGACCGGAATGGTAGCTGCTTGTTTGTGTCCCTCTGGGTAGTTCTTAATGATTGCCTCAATTCTCTGTGGCACAGAGGGGGGTTATTATGCATAGAAAAAACAGGACATTTATTTCCATCAGCACACCTGGAGATGCCATTTTAAGCACAGCTCAAAGACACTAATGTACAATGTACTAAATGTAAGGAATGAGACATTCTGAAAACTGAAAGCAATCGCTGATCTTCTAAACCGAGACTGACCTTGAACTTAAAACAGTTGTTGTTTCGGTAGCTGTTTTCAGTTCGGTACAGTACTCAGCTGGGTTCTACATACCTTAAGATTCTCTGGAGTGAATTCAAAAGGAGTATTGGGGTTGTTATCCGTAGTATCTCTATGCTGCAACAGAGGGAATGCATCTTTTATGGGCAAAGAAAGCTTCAACATGACATGGATACACATACGTTTCTGTTAAAGAAATCTGATAGTACCTTAACAATTTACACTGAGTATTAAGTGAAGCAGTGCTGTATCTGAAGGTCACGGTGAGCCTGAAGTTCAGGGAATTCATTCATAAGTG
The sequence above is a segment of the Conger conger chromosome 4, fConCon1.1, whole genome shotgun sequence genome. Coding sequences within it:
- the ndufv2 gene encoding NADH dehydrogenase [ubiquinone] flavoprotein 2, mitochondrial — encoded protein: MLSSTFRTAVSQTARHIRSLHQSAVRCGGGGALFVHRDTTDNNPNTPFEFTPENLKRIEAIIKNYPEGHKQAATIPVLDLAQRQHGWLPITAMNKVAEVLEIPPMRVYEVATFYTMFMRKPMGKYHLQICTTTPCMLCDSDSILAAIQKKLGIKVGETTPDNLFTLSEVECLGACVNAPMVQINDNYYEDLLPQDIEQILDELKAGTVPLPGPRNGRFSCEPAGGLTSLTEPPPGPGVGVRPDL